A single Roseofilum reptotaenium CS-1145 DNA region contains:
- a CDS encoding sensor histidine kinase — protein MVKQFQNETEELRVEAKLIVETEDIRKGVENFNEDLLLQYLLPLKFLLEVDLIQVIDIQKETLINFKINEISNAKVDREVAISQAISGASISTIVSAKDKANNTVSPVLIGTAPIKSNQGIIGGVILGRIINFDFLSEIAQKNQVSIVIFQDHKIVASSLPEVKKFVWLPPPENSLSNFEESIVKIGDRTYLGTTVSLPGIYQSQLQLVIISSLEGLEKTQTVFFIRLFLFSLVGLTVAIIVGYFVSKLIVFRITFMTEVTQKIAYQNLWVQLPVYYNDELDRLAHSFNIMSNKLQEKEENMENKLKTKVEQLEETLQELHLTQAQLIQSEKMSSLGQMIAGIAHEFNNPVNFIYANIQPAIDYVEDLLDVISVYRDDCPESTQTISETHLDIDLDFVVKDFRSLLTSIKSGAERISTIVRSLRTFSRLDESGVKLININENLESTLLILQHRIQETMQAGTIPKREIKIIKDYKRSPWLTCDPGQLNQVFLNLINNAIDALDDLRLDTANSNIPQIVFKIDCTDLSSVQITISDNGCGISEEVQDKIFDPFFTTKPIGSGTGLGLSISYSIIVDRCGGTLKCHSTPGVGTEFIIELPLEE, from the coding sequence ATGGTAAAACAATTCCAAAATGAAACCGAAGAACTACGTGTAGAAGCCAAACTTATAGTTGAAACAGAAGATATTCGTAAAGGAGTGGAAAACTTCAACGAAGATCTGTTACTACAATATTTACTGCCCTTAAAATTTTTATTAGAAGTCGATCTAATTCAAGTCATCGATATTCAAAAAGAAACCTTAATCAACTTCAAGATAAATGAGATTAGCAACGCCAAAGTCGATCGTGAAGTTGCTATTTCACAAGCCATAAGTGGAGCAAGTATTTCCACAATAGTCAGTGCAAAAGACAAAGCCAATAATACTGTATCACCAGTTTTGATTGGGACGGCACCTATCAAGTCGAATCAAGGGATTATTGGTGGCGTAATTCTTGGGCGCATTATAAACTTTGATTTCCTGAGTGAAATAGCTCAAAAAAACCAGGTATCAATAGTTATCTTCCAAGACCATAAAATTGTGGCTTCGAGTTTACCAGAAGTCAAGAAATTTGTCTGGCTACCACCGCCTGAAAATTCCCTGAGTAATTTTGAGGAATCGATCGTAAAAATTGGCGATCGCACTTATTTAGGAACAACCGTTAGTCTCCCAGGAATTTACCAGTCTCAATTGCAATTAGTGATCATTTCTTCTCTAGAGGGTCTAGAAAAGACCCAAACAGTTTTTTTTATTCGTCTATTTTTGTTTTCGTTGGTGGGATTGACTGTCGCAATAATTGTGGGTTATTTTGTCTCTAAATTAATCGTTTTTCGGATTACTTTCATGACTGAAGTAACTCAAAAAATTGCTTATCAGAACTTATGGGTTCAGTTGCCTGTCTATTATAATGATGAGTTAGATCGATTGGCTCATTCTTTTAACATCATGTCTAATAAGTTACAAGAAAAAGAAGAGAATATGGAGAACAAACTAAAAACAAAAGTAGAGCAATTGGAAGAAACATTGCAAGAACTTCACTTGACTCAAGCTCAACTGATTCAATCTGAGAAAATGTCTAGTTTAGGGCAAATGATCGCTGGAATAGCCCATGAATTTAATAATCCAGTCAACTTTATTTATGCCAATATTCAACCGGCTATTGATTATGTAGAGGATTTGCTTGATGTCATAAGTGTCTATCGAGACGACTGTCCCGAATCTACTCAAACTATCTCCGAAACTCACTTGGATATAGATCTTGATTTTGTCGTCAAGGATTTTCGCAGTTTATTAACTTCAATTAAAAGTGGAGCAGAACGGATTAGTACAATTGTCAGAAGTTTACGAACGTTTTCTCGGTTAGATGAATCAGGGGTTAAGCTGATCAATATCAATGAAAATCTAGAGTCGACGCTGTTAATTTTGCAACACAGAATTCAGGAGACTATGCAAGCGGGAACCATTCCTAAAAGAGAAATAAAAATTATTAAAGACTACAAAAGATCCCCCTGGCTAACCTGCGATCCAGGACAATTAAATCAGGTATTTTTGAATTTAATTAATAATGCGATCGATGCTTTGGACGATCTAAGATTAGATACAGCAAATTCTAACATTCCTCAAATTGTGTTCAAAATAGACTGCACCGATCTCTCGTCAGTTCAAATCACAATTTCGGATAATGGTTGTGGCATCAGTGAAGAAGTTCAGGATAAGATATTTGATCCCTTTTTTACCACCAAACCCATCGGAAGTGGAACGGGTTTGGGATTATCAATTAGTTATTCCATCATCGTCGATCGCTGTGGAGGAACCTTGAAGTGTCATTCTACTCCAGGAGTGGGAACTGAGTTTATCATTGAACTACCGCTAGAGGAGTAA
- a CDS encoding substrate-binding domain-containing protein, which produces MKRKNAKIGWIGLLAGAMLIGCTAGDRSSSSQSTITIGGSSEAYPMLELLADAYDRENVEIVFMSSSQSSGGLSGVRDNILDIGAISIPVTAIEKTENLQYIPLVRNAVVLIVNEQVQGLDTLNTEAVQNIYRGGITNWKELGDIDGDIILVDIPEDETEKQLLREHYLGQDLTITPQAVLFEDDDEIVEAVSITPYSIGLIAYSEELEDFSVKSLALDGVAPTLENIQNEQYKMVQTIGIVALDQLKPTTEDFLNFISTPEAQSILESNGYILADPKF; this is translated from the coding sequence ATGAAACGAAAGAATGCCAAGATAGGATGGATCGGACTCTTAGCCGGAGCCATGTTGATCGGCTGTACTGCTGGCGATCGCTCTTCATCTTCCCAGAGTACTATCACAATTGGCGGATCGTCAGAAGCTTATCCCATGTTAGAACTGTTGGCAGATGCTTACGATCGGGAGAATGTTGAGATTGTCTTTATGTCCAGTAGCCAAAGTAGTGGAGGTCTAAGTGGGGTGCGAGATAACATTTTGGATATTGGGGCAATTAGTATACCAGTCACTGCCATAGAAAAAACCGAAAATCTTCAATATATACCGTTGGTTCGCAATGCCGTAGTCTTGATAGTCAACGAACAAGTTCAAGGACTCGACACTTTAAACACTGAGGCAGTTCAAAATATCTACAGGGGTGGGATTACTAACTGGAAAGAATTGGGCGATATCGATGGCGACATTATCCTCGTTGATATACCAGAAGATGAAACAGAAAAGCAACTTTTACGAGAACATTATTTAGGGCAAGACCTGACGATTACTCCCCAAGCAGTTTTATTTGAAGATGATGATGAAATTGTGGAGGCAGTAAGTATAACTCCTTATAGTATCGGACTGATCGCCTACTCCGAAGAACTCGAAGACTTTTCAGTAAAGAGCCTTGCTCTAGATGGAGTTGCTCCTACCCTAGAGAATATTCAGAATGAGCAATATAAGATGGTTCAAACGATTGGTATTGTTGCCTTGGATCAACTTAAACCGACAACTGAAGATTTCCTTAATTTTATCTCCACTCCAGAAGCGCAAAGTATACTGGAGTCGAATGGCTATATCTTAGCCGATCCCAAATTCTAA
- a CDS encoding sensor histidine kinase, producing the protein MIAREPPPNFWVKTLLCRTYSKLPLQQKISIPFAFVFLGLWLLGTVSIGYYFLKHLERRQLREVESVAALVVQQFQNKTETLRLNATVTVESANILEGLENAHEISLLQRLLPLKLLLDLDLVQVIDIQGQLLVDLKLNRISHSKINHEVAISQVMSGVSFSTIVDTENKVNPSASVLIATAPIKLHQGIVGGVIIGRIINSKFLSEISQGTNTSIVICKNNKVIASSLPEAEQFSWRPPPETPRNTFSESVIELGDRSYLGKTVSIIEMNQSQLQLVVLSSLHALEKAKQNFLIGLVLFSVVGSVIAILVGYLLSGLMVTRINSVTQATEKLANDNLWVKLPVLYNDELDRLAKAFNRMAKKLKDRDEALKIKVEQLEETLQKLYFTQSQLIQSEKMSGLGQMIAGIAHEFNNPVNFIYANIEPAIHYVDDLLYLLDLYKEEYPNPPASIADTLEDIDFDFLIQDFHDLLTSIKSGAERISSIVRGLRTFSRLDQSGIKLVDVHENLEATLLVVQHRLQDNIQAKTNSTKAIQIIKQYGTLPLVTCDPRELNQVFLNAINNAIDALEELRSDVENSKNPQIVLKTEWCDRSSVKITISDNGCGMSEEVKGKIFDPFFTTKPVGSGTGLGLSINYSIIVDHCRGKLRCHSIPGEGTDLIIELPLEKNVIQNFAL; encoded by the coding sequence ATGATTGCCCGTGAACCCCCCCCTAACTTTTGGGTCAAAACTCTACTGTGTAGAACCTACTCAAAGTTACCCTTACAACAAAAAATCAGTATTCCCTTTGCTTTTGTGTTCTTAGGACTATGGCTTTTGGGGACAGTTAGCATTGGTTATTACTTTTTAAAACACTTAGAGAGACGGCAACTCAGAGAAGTTGAAAGTGTAGCCGCTTTGGTTGTACAACAATTCCAAAATAAAACTGAAACACTGCGTTTAAATGCCACAGTGACAGTTGAATCAGCAAATATTCTCGAAGGATTGGAAAATGCCCACGAAATTTCATTGTTACAACGTTTATTACCCTTAAAGCTTTTGTTGGATCTCGATCTGGTTCAAGTCATTGATATTCAAGGTCAATTATTAGTGGATTTGAAACTCAATAGGATTAGTCACTCTAAAATTAATCATGAAGTTGCGATTTCACAGGTCATGAGTGGAGTGAGTTTTTCCACGATCGTCGATACAGAAAATAAGGTGAATCCTTCGGCTTCCGTTTTAATTGCAACTGCACCTATTAAATTGCATCAGGGAATTGTTGGCGGTGTGATTATTGGGCGTATTATAAATTCTAAATTCTTGAGTGAAATTTCCCAAGGAACAAATACATCAATAGTGATATGTAAAAACAATAAAGTCATTGCGTCTAGTTTGCCCGAAGCAGAACAGTTTTCCTGGCGACCTCCTCCGGAAACTCCCCGGAATACTTTCTCAGAATCAGTGATCGAGCTTGGAGATCGATCTTACTTAGGAAAAACGGTTTCTATCATTGAAATGAATCAGTCCCAATTGCAATTGGTTGTTCTTTCTTCTCTACATGCTCTCGAAAAGGCAAAACAGAATTTTTTAATTGGACTGGTGCTATTTTCTGTTGTGGGATCGGTAATTGCAATCCTTGTCGGTTATCTTCTCTCTGGATTAATGGTCACTCGGATTAATTCCGTAACTCAAGCGACTGAAAAACTGGCCAATGATAACTTATGGGTTAAGTTACCTGTCCTTTATAACGATGAGTTAGATCGGCTGGCTAAAGCCTTTAATCGGATGGCTAAAAAATTAAAAGATAGAGATGAGGCTTTAAAAATAAAAGTCGAACAATTGGAAGAAACTCTGCAAAAACTATACTTCACCCAATCCCAATTAATTCAATCCGAAAAAATGTCTGGTTTGGGTCAAATGATTGCTGGTATTGCCCATGAGTTTAATAATCCAGTAAATTTTATTTATGCTAATATTGAACCGGCCATTCATTATGTAGATGACTTATTATATTTGCTCGATCTGTATAAAGAGGAATATCCCAATCCTCCTGCAAGTATTGCTGATACTCTAGAGGATATAGACTTTGATTTTTTGATTCAAGACTTTCATGATTTATTAACCTCAATTAAATCAGGAGCTGAACGGATTAGTTCAATTGTTCGAGGTTTGCGAACATTTTCTCGCTTAGATCAATCCGGAATTAAGCTAGTAGATGTCCATGAAAATCTAGAAGCAACTTTGTTAGTGGTGCAACATAGACTTCAAGACAATATTCAAGCAAAAACAAATTCTACAAAAGCCATTCAAATTATCAAACAATATGGAACATTACCTTTAGTTACGTGCGATCCAAGGGAATTAAATCAGGTGTTTTTGAATGCGATAAATAATGCCATTGATGCTTTAGAGGAGTTGAGATCGGATGTAGAAAATTCCAAAAATCCTCAAATTGTTTTAAAAACAGAATGGTGCGATCGCTCTTCAGTCAAAATTACAATTTCGGATAATGGTTGTGGGATGAGTGAGGAGGTTAAGGGTAAGATATTCGATCCCTTTTTTACGACAAAACCTGTTGGTAGTGGAACCGGTTTGGGCTTGTCTATAAATTATTCTATTATTGTGGATCACTGTAGAGGAAAATTGAGATGTCATTCTATTCCAGGAGAAGGAACTGACTTAATTATTGAGCTACCGTTAGAGAAAAACGTCATACAGAACTTTGCGCTGTGA
- a CDS encoding glutaminase, producing MRDLKSITRSTVEQWLTEIEALNVSGRLPTYIPKLAKVDPRDRGIYIQSLHDPGDGWGEHDVPLMSVIKPFVLLYCLEQLGREKIKGIVGNLPSDYPYNSVEQLQADQGFPRNPMINSGAIALCSYLPGYTSIEKFERFRNWLNDYGQTELFVDRQLLASVESLPNQINQNLTQILAQSGYLGSPESVALDTYQQACCLSSSLEYLVQLGLGLVNPQGKIQSEHQFWVTELMQTCGLYEYSAEFASLVGLPTKSGVSGVLLSLVPQQGAIAIYSPLLDSMGNSVVGMALLKRIATYLYD from the coding sequence ATGAGAGATTTAAAAAGTATCACCCGATCTACTGTAGAGCAGTGGTTAACCGAAATTGAAGCGTTGAATGTGTCAGGACGTTTACCGACTTATATCCCTAAATTAGCCAAGGTTGATCCGCGAGACAGGGGGATTTATATTCAAAGTTTGCACGATCCAGGGGATGGATGGGGGGAACATGATGTACCGTTGATGAGTGTGATTAAGCCCTTTGTTTTGCTGTATTGTTTAGAACAGTTAGGAAGAGAGAAAATCAAGGGCATTGTCGGTAATCTCCCCTCAGATTACCCTTATAACTCGGTCGAACAGTTACAAGCAGACCAGGGATTTCCTCGCAATCCGATGATCAATAGTGGGGCGATCGCCCTCTGTTCCTATTTGCCCGGATATACCAGTATCGAAAAATTTGAAAGATTCCGTAATTGGCTCAATGATTATGGTCAAACTGAGTTATTTGTAGATCGGCAACTTTTAGCGTCTGTAGAATCTTTACCGAATCAAATCAATCAGAATTTAACCCAAATCCTGGCACAATCGGGTTATTTAGGCAGTCCTGAATCAGTTGCATTGGATACTTATCAACAGGCCTGTTGTTTATCATCCAGTCTTGAATATTTGGTTCAATTGGGACTAGGATTGGTTAATCCGCAAGGTAAAATCCAGTCAGAGCATCAATTCTGGGTGACAGAGTTAATGCAAACCTGTGGATTATATGAATACTCAGCAGAATTTGCTTCTTTAGTGGGATTACCGACAAAGTCAGGAGTGAGTGGAGTATTATTATCCTTAGTTCCCCAGCAGGGGGCGATCGCCATTTATAGCCCCCTTCTTGATTCTATGGGAAATTCTGTTGTGGGCATGGCATTATTAAAACGAATAGCCACTTATTTGTACGATTAA
- a CDS encoding chorismate lyase, producing MTVSAQSQTPVSTTWHRLHPLWQGDETEIQTGLPHEQLSPAWQILLLGDGSPTRHLQLLTREPTEVDVIDMSPIGMNRDRAPGQISAIPGPRLRRQVWLRTASGQRLAYATSWWEASHVDDYLQNRSLPIWASLAQLRTELYRDIQGLYYGHSQALEEAFEQPGPFWGRHYLFWHHKRPFTLIYEVFSPYLIQYLGPTG from the coding sequence TTGACTGTAAGCGCCCAATCCCAAACCCCAGTATCAACGACTTGGCATCGCCTGCACCCCCTCTGGCAAGGTGATGAAACAGAGATCCAAACTGGACTCCCCCATGAACAACTCTCTCCTGCTTGGCAAATTCTTTTACTTGGGGATGGTTCGCCCACGCGTCACTTGCAATTGTTAACCCGCGAACCAACGGAAGTCGATGTGATTGATATGTCCCCAATTGGCATGAATCGCGATCGCGCTCCGGGTCAGATTTCAGCAATTCCAGGGCCCAGATTAAGGCGACAGGTTTGGTTGAGAACTGCATCAGGACAACGGTTAGCCTATGCGACCTCTTGGTGGGAAGCCAGTCATGTCGATGATTATTTACAAAACCGCTCTTTACCCATCTGGGCTAGTTTAGCGCAGTTGCGAACCGAGTTGTATCGAGATATTCAAGGTTTGTATTATGGCCATTCCCAAGCCTTAGAAGAAGCCTTTGAGCAACCGGGGCCCTTTTGGGGTCGCCATTATCTATTTTGGCATCATAAACGGCCGTTTACCTTGATTTATGAGGTATTTTCCCCTTATTTGATTCAGTACTTAGGGCCAACCGGATAA
- a CDS encoding polysaccharide deacetylase family protein: MSLQFYPLYPILYQGLKPLFPQCLWRGNPHQQAIALTFDDGPHPQYTLELLTVLETYAVKANFFWLGQWVKQYPEVAKAVYDRGHWIGLHGYTHQNFPELTPEQLCQGLYHTQTAILEACGLNPETERSRFRDVRPPNGLFMPQTLDLLQDWNYRPVMWTVVPEDWVDPGVSIVVNRVMKTVCPGSVIVLHDGIYGGQSVAKTTEQLLPMLLEKEYQLVSIDKLWMG, from the coding sequence ATGTCACTTCAGTTCTATCCCCTATATCCTATCCTCTATCAAGGCTTAAAACCCTTATTTCCTCAGTGTTTATGGCGGGGAAATCCCCATCAACAGGCGATCGCCTTAACCTTTGATGATGGTCCCCATCCCCAATACACCCTAGAGCTGTTAACGGTTTTAGAAACCTACGCCGTTAAAGCCAACTTTTTTTGGCTCGGACAATGGGTTAAACAGTATCCAGAAGTCGCCAAAGCGGTTTACGATCGCGGTCATTGGATTGGGTTACATGGCTATACCCATCAGAACTTTCCCGAACTCACTCCAGAGCAACTCTGCCAAGGGTTATACCATACTCAAACTGCGATTCTTGAGGCCTGTGGTTTAAATCCCGAAACCGAGCGATCGCGATTTCGGGATGTACGGCCTCCCAATGGGTTATTTATGCCCCAAACCCTAGACCTTTTACAGGACTGGAACTATCGGCCGGTCATGTGGACGGTGGTTCCCGAAGATTGGGTCGATCCAGGAGTCTCAATTGTCGTCAATCGGGTGATGAAAACGGTTTGCCCTGGTTCTGTGATTGTTCTCCATGATGGCATCTATGGCGGTCAAAGTGTGGCGAAAACCACAGAACAGCTCCTACCGATGCTCTTAGAAAAAGAGTATCAGTTGGTTAGTATTGATAAACTGTGGATGGGTTAG
- a CDS encoding hydantoinase B/oxoprolinase family protein has translation MSYSYSNQRWHIWIDRGGTFTDLVALSPEGQTVAHKLLSENPERYADAAIQGIRDLLGVGADEPIPSDRIAVVKMGTTVATNALLERKGDRTVLLITQGFRDALRIGYQNRPDLFAQQIQLPELLYEEAIEVQERLSAKGQELQPVNLNALAPQLQAAYDRGIRSCAIVLLHGYRYPQHEQEVAQLAKKIGFTQISVSHQVSPLIKLVSRGDTTVVDAYLSPILRRYVNQVQEQLKGESGDAVNLMFMQSNGGLVDAEQFQGKDSILSGPAGGIVGAVQTSSQGGFEKIITFDMGGTSTDVAHYNGEYERQFDTEIAGVRVRSPMMAIHTVAAGGSSVVFFDGSRYRVGPDSAGANPGPVCYRRGGPLTITDCNVLLGKLNPRFFPAVFGSQGNLPLDGDRVREQFQSLAQEIQKKTGDLRTAEQVATGFIAIAIENMANAIKKISLQRGYDVSGYILCCFGGAGGQHACQLADTLGIRQIVIHPYAGVLSAYGMGLADIRIMREQTLEEELTDGVMVELQDRVIPQLVKDVQAELSGQSGDREEIVVKLHLKYEGSDTPLLVNFSDSSLESLKQEFEDQHQQRYGFTLTQKPLVVDMVSVEIVQTMTHPEGEIQEPVTDSVPSEMARVPVYCSIQNPVGAGSATFSAPHHDLREPALTAITSTETGWQYVPVYDRQKLQPGHTIIGPALIIESTGTNVIESGWQAQVHPRQHLVLTAINVALYPDGKAGLSTSSPPHQEPRKPAPKENAPTERVKKDPVLLEIFNNLFGAIAEQMGVTLKNTAVSVNIKERLDFSCALFDPEGNLVANAPHIPVHLGSMSESVKALIQDKGNQIKPGEVYLSNNPYNGGTHLPDITVITPVFLPQKPIKPSFYVASRGHHADLGGITPGSMPPHSQTITEEGILFDNFLLVTEGRFEADLLIDRLLAPPYPARNYSQNLADLQAQIAANNQGVRELVKMVNQYGLETVQSYMGYVQENAEQAVRTAIAQLSNGEFTYEFDNGAVIHVTITVDREQRSATIDFTGTSAQLPNNFNAPKAVCQAAVLYVFRTLVDDPIPLNAGCLKPLNIRIPEGSMLNPHYPAAVVAGNVETSQAIVDTLYGALGLLAASQGTMNNFTFGNPDYQYYETICGGSGAGPTFHGTDAVHTHMTNSRLTDPEVLEHRFPVRLEEFAIRSQSGGQGQFCGGNGIVRRIQFLESMTAGILSNHRQIPPFGLAGGEPGAVGRNWIERKNGYTEELDSTATVELDAGEKITIETPGGGGWGMALN, from the coding sequence ATGTCCTATTCTTATTCTAATCAGCGCTGGCATATTTGGATCGATCGCGGCGGAACATTTACCGATCTGGTTGCCCTGAGTCCAGAGGGTCAAACGGTGGCCCATAAATTACTCTCGGAAAATCCAGAACGCTATGCAGATGCAGCGATTCAAGGGATTCGCGATCTGTTAGGTGTGGGAGCGGATGAACCGATTCCCAGCGATCGCATTGCGGTGGTGAAAATGGGAACGACGGTGGCGACGAATGCCTTATTAGAGCGAAAAGGTGATCGCACTGTCCTGTTAATCACCCAAGGCTTTCGGGATGCGTTGCGTATTGGCTATCAAAACCGCCCGGATCTGTTTGCCCAACAGATTCAACTGCCAGAATTGCTCTATGAAGAGGCGATCGAAGTCCAGGAGCGCCTCAGTGCTAAGGGGCAAGAATTGCAACCGGTTAACCTGAACGCTCTTGCGCCCCAACTGCAAGCCGCCTACGATCGCGGAATTCGCAGTTGTGCGATCGTCCTTTTACATGGCTACCGCTATCCCCAACACGAACAAGAAGTGGCGCAACTGGCGAAGAAAATTGGTTTTACTCAAATCTCCGTCTCCCATCAAGTTAGCCCCCTGATCAAACTTGTCAGTCGCGGAGATACCACCGTTGTCGATGCATATCTGTCTCCCATTCTCCGACGCTACGTGAATCAAGTGCAAGAACAACTGAAAGGAGAATCAGGAGATGCCGTTAATCTGATGTTCATGCAGTCTAATGGCGGGTTAGTGGATGCCGAGCAATTCCAAGGTAAAGATAGCATCCTATCGGGGCCAGCCGGAGGGATTGTGGGAGCAGTACAAACCAGTTCCCAAGGCGGTTTTGAGAAAATTATTACCTTTGATATGGGCGGCACGTCCACCGATGTCGCCCACTATAACGGGGAATATGAACGACAATTTGATACCGAAATTGCTGGGGTAAGAGTGCGATCGCCCATGATGGCGATTCACACGGTAGCTGCTGGGGGCAGTTCGGTGGTATTCTTCGACGGTTCCCGCTACCGTGTCGGGCCGGATTCAGCCGGTGCAAACCCTGGGCCTGTCTGCTATCGACGGGGCGGCCCCCTGACGATCACCGACTGTAATGTACTGTTGGGTAAACTGAATCCGCGCTTTTTCCCCGCGGTATTTGGCTCCCAGGGAAACCTACCCCTAGATGGCGATCGCGTGCGCGAGCAGTTCCAATCTCTAGCTCAGGAGATACAGAAAAAAACCGGAGATCTACGGACAGCGGAACAGGTGGCGACGGGGTTTATTGCGATCGCCATTGAAAATATGGCCAATGCGATTAAAAAAATCTCTCTGCAACGGGGTTATGATGTTTCTGGCTATATCCTCTGTTGCTTTGGCGGTGCAGGGGGACAACATGCCTGTCAACTCGCCGATACATTAGGCATTCGTCAAATTGTTATTCATCCTTACGCTGGAGTACTCTCAGCCTATGGTATGGGACTTGCTGATATTCGCATCATGCGCGAGCAAACCCTTGAAGAAGAGCTAACCGATGGTGTAATGGTGGAGTTGCAAGATCGGGTGATTCCCCAGTTAGTCAAAGACGTGCAAGCAGAATTATCGGGGCAATCCGGCGATCGTGAAGAAATTGTGGTTAAACTGCATCTAAAATATGAAGGCAGCGATACGCCTTTATTGGTCAATTTTTCCGATTCTTCTCTAGAAAGCCTCAAACAAGAATTTGAGGATCAACATCAGCAACGCTATGGATTTACCTTAACCCAAAAACCGTTAGTGGTGGATATGGTTTCAGTCGAAATTGTGCAAACCATGACTCATCCTGAAGGGGAAATTCAAGAACCTGTTACCGATAGCGTCCCCTCAGAAATGGCAAGAGTTCCCGTTTATTGTTCCATACAAAATCCTGTAGGGGCGGGTTCAGCAACATTTTCCGCTCCCCACCACGATCTCCGTGAACCCGCCCTTACAGCAATAACCTCTACAGAAACAGGTTGGCAATATGTGCCAGTTTACGACCGCCAAAAGTTACAACCAGGACACACAATAATTGGGCCGGCACTGATTATTGAATCTACCGGAACCAATGTAATTGAAAGCGGTTGGCAAGCACAAGTTCATCCCCGTCAACATTTAGTGTTAACGGCTATCAATGTGGCTTTGTACCCAGATGGGAAGGCGGGTTTATCGACATCTTCGCCTCCCCACCAAGAGCCTCGTAAACCCGCCCCTAAAGAAAATGCCCCTACGGAAAGGGTGAAAAAAGATCCCGTGCTGTTGGAAATTTTCAATAACCTATTTGGGGCGATCGCCGAACAAATGGGCGTAACCCTAAAAAATACAGCGGTTTCCGTCAATATTAAGGAACGTTTGGACTTTTCCTGTGCCCTATTCGATCCAGAAGGAAACTTAGTCGCCAATGCTCCCCATATCCCGGTTCATTTAGGCTCCATGAGTGAAAGTGTAAAAGCCTTAATTCAAGATAAGGGCAACCAGATTAAACCGGGAGAGGTTTATCTTTCTAATAATCCCTATAATGGCGGAACTCATTTACCGGATATCACTGTAATTACGCCGGTTTTTTTACCTCAAAAACCTATCAAGCCCTCCTTTTATGTGGCTTCGCGGGGACATCATGCCGACCTCGGAGGCATTACCCCCGGCTCCATGCCACCCCATAGTCAAACGATTACGGAAGAGGGGATTTTATTCGATAATTTCCTGTTAGTGACTGAGGGGAGATTTGAAGCCGATTTACTTATTGATCGCTTGTTAGCACCTCCCTATCCCGCTCGTAATTATTCCCAAAATTTAGCCGATTTACAAGCGCAAATTGCGGCCAATAATCAGGGGGTTCGAGAATTGGTAAAAATGGTCAACCAGTATGGTCTGGAAACTGTACAATCCTATATGGGATATGTGCAAGAAAATGCAGAACAGGCAGTGCGAACGGCGATCGCCCAATTATCCAATGGTGAATTCACGTATGAATTCGATAATGGTGCAGTAATTCACGTGACCATCACGGTTGACCGAGAACAACGCAGCGCCACCATAGACTTTACCGGCACATCTGCCCAACTGCCCAATAACTTTAATGCCCCTAAAGCCGTCTGTCAGGCTGCCGTATTGTACGTCTTTCGCACCCTCGTGGACGACCCCATTCCCCTGAATGCTGGATGTCTGAAGCCGCTCAATATCAGGATTCCAGAGGGTTCCATGCTCAATCCCCACTATCCGGCTGCTGTTGTTGCGGGCAATGTAGAGACTTCCCAGGCGATCGTTGATACCCTCTACGGAGCGCTAGGACTCCTCGCCGCTTCTCAAGGAACCATGAATAACTTTACCTTCGGCAACCCAGATTATCAATACTACGAAACCATTTGCGGCGGTTCTGGCGCTGGCCCAACATTCCACGGTACAGACGCGGTGCATACCCACATGACCAACTCAAGGCTGACCGATCCAGAAGTCCTAGAACACCGCTTTCCTGTCCGTTTGGAAGAATTTGCCATTCGTTCCCAAAGTGGCGGCCAAGGGCAATTTTGCGGCGGTAATGGCATCGTGCGCCGCATCCAATTCCTAGAATCCATGACGGCAGGTATTCTTTCTAACCATCGCCAAATTCCCCCGTTCGGTCTAGCCGGTGGTGAACCCGGAGCCGTAGGTCGCAACTGGATCGAGCGCAAAAACGGTTACACTGAAGAACTCGATAGTACAGCAACCGTAGAGTTAGATGCAGGCGAAAAAATCACCATTGAAACCCCAGGAGGCGGAGGCTGGGGAATGGCGTTAAACTAA